The DNA window GGAGAATGAAGAGACCCAGGACAGGGATCCCCAGGAAAAGAGACTCCTGCTAGCCTGGCAGCATAGGAGAGGTTAAAGGTACCCTGGAAGGAGCTTCAGGGCAGGAGTGGGGGCGACAAGGCATTGGGACTCAGCCAGGTATCCTGAGGTGAGACTCCCACTGTTTCCAGACCCCTCCACTTAGCACCCAGCCCTGCCAGCTTCTCACAGGGCCTTTCTCCTACAGGTACCATGATGTGGGGTGCAGGCAGCCCCCTGGCCTGGCTCTCTGCTGGCCCAGGAAACATGAACATGAGCAGCGTGGGCTCAGCAGAGGGGCCCGCAGGCCCAGCCACACCACTGCCCTCACCTAGGGCCTGGGACGTAGTGCTGTGCATCTCAGGTACCCTTGTGTCCTGTGAGAATGCGCTGGTGGTGGCCATCATCGTGGGCACTCCCGCCTTCCGCGCCCCCATGTTCCTGCTGGTGGGCAGCCTGGCTGTGGCAGACCTGCTGGCAGGCCTGGGTCTGGTCATGCACTTTGCTGCTGTCTTCTGCATTGGCTCGGCGGAGATGAGCCTGGTGCTGGTCGGCATGCTGGCCATGGCCTTTACTGCCAGCATTGGCAGCCTACTGGCCATCACCGTTGATCGCTACCTTTCTCTGTACAATGCCCTCACCTACTACTCAGAGACGACAGTGACGCGGACCTATGTGATGCTGGCCCTAGTGTGGGGATGCTCATtgggcctggggctgctgccTGTGCTGGCCTGGAACTGCCTGGATGCCCGGGCCACGTGTGGCGTGGTATATCCGCTCTCCAAGAACCATCTGGTGGTCCTGGCCGTTGCTTTCTTCATGGTGTTTGGCATCATGCTGCAGCTCTATGCCCAGATCTGTCGCATCGTCTGCCGCCATGCCCAGCAGATTGCCCTCCAGCGGCACCTGCTGCCTGCCTCCCACTACGTGGCCACCCGAAAGGGCATTGCCACCTTGGCCGTGGTGCTTGGCACCTTTGCCGCCTGCTGGCTGCCCTTCACCGTCTACTGCCTGTTGGGCgatgcccactccccacccctctaCACCTATCTCACCCTGCTCCCTGCCACCTACAACTCCATGATCAACCCCATCATCTATGCCTTCCGCAACCAGGACGTGCAGAAGGTGCTGTGGGCTGTCTGCTGCTGCTGTTCTTCTTCCAAGATCCCCTTCCGATCTCGTTCCCCCAGTGATGTCTAGTCGCATCCTGGTGACCTTTCAGCCCTGATCACTACAGAATTCCAGAATGTTAGGTCCTCCACGGCTTTGTTCCAACCCTCCAGCTCCGCACCCCAAGACCCAGCTGGTTCTGGAGTTCTAGGACTTTGGGTGTTTCACAGGATTCTGTTCAGATCCCTGCAGGGCCCAGCTGGCTCCATGGTTCTAGAATGTTCAGGTGGTCAGGGTTCCACTCAGAAATGTCCCACAGCCCAGCTGGCTTGGAGTTCCAGTATGCTGCTGGGTGTTTTACAGTGCCATTCCAAGTCCCTGATCTTCCCCCTCCCTTGACCTTGACCATGTCGCTTTACTTTTGAGTTTCTGAACTAAAGAGTCAGAGAGGTTAGTTACTCCGTTGATAGATAAGAGAAAGATTTATctgtatatatgtgcacatacaaGGAGagtatctatttattatttatttgtttatgaatttatttatgggtgttaaggggaaaaaaagagacccACACCTTGAAATCCAGGCCATACCAGGGTACTCCCAGTCCCCAACACCCTCATTTCTGACCTCAGTTCCTAGacggggaaagggagagagagaaaccacgtattttgttattatttttgcttgttttttatcaAAGAGATCATAGAAACCAGAGCCTTCTCCCAGGGCCCGCCACCCTCGGGTTTGCAGGGGGAACACACCAGCctctggttttttatttttttaagaaaccatcaCCTGAGAAACCGAGAATTCCTCTGCGCTGGGGGCCGGCTGCCCTCTGGTGGCCGTTTTGGGGAAACTGCAGCCCGGCCGGCAGCCGGGACCAGGCCAAGCAACCCCAACTCCACTCCAGCCTGGTGTCCAGCGCCACAGCCAGAGCCTGGCGGCCAGGCCTCACCCTGCGGTGCCCTAGAGGAGGCAGGGTGTGAGCCAACACCAGACCCCTCTGCCAACTGGGGTATGGTCCCCAGTGCAATCCCTATTCCTGTCCCTGACCCAACCctcaataaaaaatgattttgtgataaatttgtctgtgtgtgtggagggggtggAGTGGGACCTGATGGGGGACAGCCTGGAATGGGAGGATTATGCCAGGCCTGGGGGCCTGTGGGGTATATGAGGAGCTGGAGACCCAGGTGGAATGTGGCCGGCAGGTgacacctcccaccccaggatGCCAATCTGATGGGTCCCCCTGCTCAGACACAGGCACCGCCAGGCAAGAACGCCACCTCCCCCTGGGGACTGGAACCCCTGTTTCTAGACCCTTTTGGGGTTTTAGA is part of the Balaenoptera musculus isolate JJ_BM4_2016_0621 chromosome 1, mBalMus1.pri.v3, whole genome shotgun sequence genome and encodes:
- the GPR3 gene encoding G-protein coupled receptor 3 translates to MMWGAGSPLAWLSAGPGNMNMSSVGSAEGPAGPATPLPSPRAWDVVLCISGTLVSCENALVVAIIVGTPAFRAPMFLLVGSLAVADLLAGLGLVMHFAAVFCIGSAEMSLVLVGMLAMAFTASIGSLLAITVDRYLSLYNALTYYSETTVTRTYVMLALVWGCSLGLGLLPVLAWNCLDARATCGVVYPLSKNHLVVLAVAFFMVFGIMLQLYAQICRIVCRHAQQIALQRHLLPASHYVATRKGIATLAVVLGTFAACWLPFTVYCLLGDAHSPPLYTYLTLLPATYNSMINPIIYAFRNQDVQKVLWAVCCCCSSSKIPFRSRSPSDV